The genomic region CTTGAGGGGAATCCACTGCTGCTGCAATCGCTGGAGAATGGCATCATCGTCGCCCTCTAGCAGGTCGGATAATAACCGCTGGGTCAGCATCCAGCAGGCCAGGGTATCGGCTGAGGCTCGGTGCGATCGCCCTACGTTAAACCCAAAATGGGCTACCAGGTTCGGCAAACTGCGCGAGGGTAGATCGGCCAGCAGCAGGCGAGATAGGGCCACGGTGCAGAGCTGTTCTGAGGCGGGGCGATCGAAGCTGTAATCCAGTCGCGCATATTCTGCCTGCAGGAAGGCGTAGTCGAAGTTTAAATTATGGGCGGTGAGTACGCCTTGGTTGAGGGCCGGCCAGTAGTGGGGCAAGATGTCTGCGGTGGTTGGAGCGGCATCTACCATGGCTTGGGAAATTCCGGTGAAGGCGACAATATTGGCGGGAATAGGAACACCAGGG from Candidatus Obscuribacterales bacterium harbors:
- a CDS encoding 3'-5' exonuclease, with protein sequence MMRSLDLLQFYRQLSTQVFTVVDVETTGMAGWRDRITELSVLQATLADGVVDQRTSLLNPGVPIPANIVAFTGISQAMVDAAPTTADILPHYWPALNQGVLTAHNLNFDYAFLQAEYARLDYSFDRPASEQLCTVALSRLLLADLPSRSLPNLVAHFGFNVGRSHRASADTLACWMLTQRLLSDLLEGDDDAILQRLQQQWIPLKAAADVLNCSTRVGQRRLDQAGVSHRLVQRGRSQTRMYRRGDVEQVAGLA